One Pleurocapsa sp. PCC 7327 DNA segment encodes these proteins:
- a CDS encoding MFS transporter, whose product MKALKTFKTLKPEQLSNLLVLFATGLFFWTSITTLLPTLPAYVEDLGGTPQQVGIVMGCFAIGLLLSRTWLGQLADQKSRKVVVLIGTVVGGIAPLGYLFVESIYPLMAIRAFHGISIAAFTTGYSALVVDISPVKQRGELIGYMSLAVPIGMAIGPALGGYLQASVGYTPLFLVSASLGFLGFVLASRITQDSQQTISSKQLEDEFTPLQSRKFWEIFMAPSFLVLTLIMLLVGLLFGTLASFLPLFIREIKLDLNAGLFYTAAAIASFSVRIFVGRASDRYGRGLFITASLTCYSLSMLLLSLSSATTPSLFILAAILEGAGGGVLIPMTIALLSDRSYDGERGKVYAVCIGGFDVGIALAGPILGALAAIIGYRGVFSMGISLASISLALFITLCNKNLSDSLRFAFGKGKDLYALD is encoded by the coding sequence GTGAAAGCTCTTAAAACTTTTAAGACACTAAAACCAGAACAACTGAGCAATCTGCTCGTTTTATTTGCGACTGGTCTATTCTTTTGGACGAGTATCACTACCTTGCTGCCAACTTTGCCCGCCTATGTTGAGGATCTTGGCGGAACGCCGCAGCAGGTGGGAATAGTAATGGGCTGTTTTGCGATTGGTCTGTTGCTCTCCCGAACTTGGTTGGGACAATTAGCAGACCAAAAAAGTCGTAAGGTAGTCGTGCTAATTGGAACTGTGGTCGGCGGGATTGCACCATTGGGTTATCTGTTCGTGGAATCTATTTACCCTTTAATGGCAATACGAGCGTTTCACGGGATTAGTATTGCTGCGTTTACAACGGGATATAGCGCTTTAGTAGTAGACATATCGCCCGTGAAGCAACGAGGCGAGTTAATCGGTTACATGAGTTTAGCCGTTCCTATCGGTATGGCAATCGGTCCCGCTTTGGGGGGATATTTGCAAGCTTCCGTCGGTTATACGCCTCTATTTTTGGTTTCTGCCAGTTTGGGTTTTTTGGGTTTTGTCTTAGCCAGTCGAATAACACAAGACAGTCAGCAAACTATCTCTTCTAAGCAACTAGAAGATGAATTCACTCCACTTCAAAGTCGAAAGTTTTGGGAAATTTTCATGGCTCCTTCTTTTCTGGTGCTAACCTTAATTATGTTGCTTGTTGGCTTGTTGTTTGGAACGCTAGCATCATTCTTACCACTATTTATTCGAGAGATCAAGCTCGATTTGAATGCAGGATTATTTTATACGGCAGCCGCGATCGCTAGTTTTTCCGTCCGCATTTTTGTCGGTAGAGCAAGCGATCGCTACGGTCGAGGACTATTCATCACAGCTAGTTTAACCTGCTATAGCCTATCGATGCTACTATTAAGCTTAAGCTCCGCGACCACGCCGTCTTTGTTTATTCTTGCTGCAATTTTAGAAGGGGCGGGAGGCGGCGTGCTGATTCCCATGACGATTGCTTTACTTTCGGATCGTTCTTACGACGGCGAACGCGGAAAAGTTTATGCGGTTTGTATTGGCGGGTTTGATGTCGGGATCGCGCTTGCGGGTCCAATTCTAGGAGCCTTAGCAGCAATTATAGGCTATCGAGGCGTATTTTCTATGGGGATTAGTTTAGCCTCGATCTCCTTAGCATTATTTATTACCCTATGCAACAAAAACTTGAGCGATTCTCTTCGCTTTGCTTTCGGTAAAGGAAAGGATCTTTATGCTTTAGATTAA
- a CDS encoding NAD(P)-dependent oxidoreductase: MRIFLTGASGCIGHYLAEALIQETKHELFLLVRNPNKLKFDYKARPGIAILQGNLQEIENYSELLKTIEVAILAATSWGGAVESFEINVLKTICLIELLDPKICEQVIYFSTASILDSNNNLLKEAGEIGTDYIRTKYECYSRLSKLALASKITKVFPTLVFGGDENKPYSHIAAGLPDVVKWIGLIRWFKADGSFHFIHARDIAQIIRYLVDNPPSEASNRQFVLGYQQTTVNEAIEEICAYFNKRIYFRIPLYVWLANFFIAVFRVQMAAWDRFLLNNRHSTYQNITSPESFGLMNYCCTVTDILKTRGISQTGI, from the coding sequence ATGCGAATTTTTTTAACAGGTGCGAGTGGCTGTATCGGTCACTATCTGGCGGAGGCACTAATTCAGGAAACTAAACACGAACTATTTTTATTAGTTAGAAATCCAAATAAGCTGAAATTTGATTATAAGGCGCGTCCTGGAATAGCGATTTTACAGGGAAATTTGCAAGAGATCGAAAACTATAGCGAGTTGCTTAAAACGATAGAAGTTGCTATTTTAGCAGCTACCAGTTGGGGTGGAGCCGTTGAATCATTTGAAATTAACGTTCTCAAAACGATCTGCTTAATCGAGTTGCTCGATCCAAAGATATGCGAGCAAGTCATTTACTTTTCTACAGCTAGTATTTTGGATAGTAACAATAATTTGCTCAAAGAAGCAGGCGAAATCGGAACCGATTATATTCGCACCAAATATGAATGTTATTCTCGATTATCTAAACTTGCATTGGCATCTAAAATTACCAAAGTATTTCCCACTTTAGTATTCGGAGGAGATGAAAATAAACCCTATTCTCATATTGCCGCTGGTTTGCCCGATGTTGTTAAGTGGATAGGCTTAATTCGTTGGTTTAAAGCAGACGGCAGCTTTCACTTCATCCACGCACGAGATATCGCTCAAATCATTAGATATTTAGTCGATAATCCTCCATCTGAGGCATCTAACAGGCAATTTGTCTTAGGATATCAACAGACAACCGTTAATGAAGCTATAGAAGAAATTTGTGCTTATTTTAATAAAAGAATTTATTTTCGCATTCCTTTATATGTTTGGTTGGCTAATTTTTTTATAGCTGTATTTCGGGTTCAAATGGCTGCTTGGGATAGGTTTCTTCTTAATAATCGGCATTCTACTTATCAAAATATCACTAGCCCTGAAAGCTTTGGCTTAATGAATTATTGTTGTACGGTGACGGATATTTTAAAAACTCGTGGAATTTCTCAAACAGGAATATAG
- the hemE gene encoding uroporphyrinogen decarboxylase, protein MAGSTEIPYLLRAARGEAVDRPPVWMMRQAGRYMKAYRDLREKYPSFRDRSEIPEVAIEISLQPWKAFQPDGVILFSDIVTPLPGLGIDMDIAEGKGPIIHAPIRTSEQVDNLRSLEPEESLPFIKTILQALRSEVGNQSTVLGFVGAPWTLAAYAVEGKGSKTYSIIKSMAFSDSTILHRLLGKLADAIATYVRYQIDCGAQVVQMFDSWAGQLSPQDYDTFALPYQKRVFEQVKQTHPDTPLILLVSGSAGLLERMALSGADVVTVDWTVDMAEARARLGKQVKVQGNLDPGVLFGSKEFIRGRIFDTVKKAGNWGHILNLGHGVLPNTPEENVAYFFETAKQVRYEEAKYAVGSIS, encoded by the coding sequence ATGGCTGGGTCAACGGAGATACCCTATCTTTTAAGAGCAGCACGTGGCGAAGCAGTAGACCGTCCTCCCGTGTGGATGATGCGGCAGGCGGGGCGCTATATGAAAGCCTATCGAGATTTAAGAGAGAAGTATCCTTCTTTTCGCGATCGCTCGGAAATCCCAGAAGTGGCGATTGAAATTTCTCTGCAACCTTGGAAAGCCTTCCAGCCAGACGGCGTAATTTTGTTTTCCGATATCGTCACGCCTTTGCCTGGTTTGGGCATCGACATGGATATTGCCGAAGGGAAAGGACCGATTATTCACGCTCCCATACGCACATCCGAACAAGTCGATAACCTACGTTCCCTCGAACCAGAAGAGTCTCTACCGTTTATCAAAACTATCTTACAGGCTCTGCGCTCCGAAGTTGGCAATCAATCTACAGTTTTAGGCTTTGTGGGTGCGCCTTGGACGCTAGCGGCTTATGCAGTGGAAGGAAAAGGTTCCAAAACCTACTCCATCATCAAAAGCATGGCATTCTCAGACTCAACAATACTGCATCGGTTGCTCGGAAAACTTGCAGATGCGATCGCAACCTATGTCCGCTACCAAATTGACTGTGGCGCTCAGGTAGTACAAATGTTTGATTCGTGGGCAGGTCAATTATCTCCGCAAGATTATGATACCTTTGCCCTTCCCTATCAAAAGCGGGTATTCGAGCAGGTGAAGCAAACCCATCCAGATACGCCCTTAATTCTTCTCGTTAGCGGCAGCGCAGGCCTGCTGGAGCGAATGGCTCTCTCAGGCGCAGATGTTGTCACGGTAGACTGGACGGTGGATATGGCAGAGGCGCGGGCAAGATTGGGCAAGCAGGTGAAAGTCCAGGGAAATCTCGACCCCGGCGTGCTATTTGGCTCTAAGGAATTTATTCGCGGTCGCATTTTTGACACCGTTAAAAAGGCTGGTAACTGGGGACACATTCTCAATCTCGGTCATGGCGTTCTCCCAAACACGCCAGAAGAAAATGTGGCTTACTTCTTTGAGACGGCAAAACAAGTTAGATACGAAGAAGCGAAATATGCAGTCGGAAGTATCAGTTGA
- a CDS encoding vitamin K epoxide reductase family protein — MSRRRTLPWIHRWSRPIIGAIAIVGAILTAYLTITKLTGGDVACTAEAAQAAGGCKDVLDSAYAYPFGRSGPPLSLFGSLAYIGMATFALSPLFVSPETNKGLRKQLEDWTWLLLLIGATAMTVFSGYLMFILATELKTPCPYCIGSAIFSLSLLVLTIVGREWEELGQIVFTAIIVGTITIVGTLAVYANVDTLPTAQGGRIPIPQAKTNPQPPYGWKITTTSGEAEIALAKHLKAIGAKEYGAFWCPHCYEQKQLLGQEAFQEINYIECDPQGNNPQPQACADAKIQSFPTWEINGKMHQGVKLPEELAELSGYQGPTNFKYTMLGR; from the coding sequence ATGAGTCGCCGACGTACTCTTCCCTGGATTCATCGTTGGTCGCGTCCAATCATTGGCGCGATCGCTATTGTTGGAGCGATCCTCACCGCCTATTTAACCATCACAAAATTAACAGGCGGAGACGTTGCCTGCACCGCTGAGGCTGCCCAAGCGGCAGGGGGCTGTAAAGACGTGCTAGATAGCGCCTATGCCTATCCGTTCGGTCGTTCTGGACCACCTCTGTCCCTCTTTGGCAGCCTCGCCTATATCGGTATGGCGACCTTTGCTTTGAGTCCGTTGTTTGTTAGCCCAGAAACCAACAAAGGACTGAGGAAACAACTAGAAGACTGGACTTGGCTGCTCTTACTGATAGGCGCAACGGCAATGACAGTTTTCAGCGGCTATTTAATGTTTATTCTAGCCACCGAACTCAAAACCCCCTGTCCGTATTGTATAGGTTCCGCCATATTTTCCCTCAGTTTGTTGGTGCTAACCATTGTCGGGCGCGAATGGGAAGAGTTAGGGCAAATTGTTTTCACCGCAATTATCGTTGGAACTATAACGATTGTGGGAACTTTAGCCGTATACGCTAATGTCGATACCCTTCCAACCGCACAAGGGGGACGCATTCCCATTCCCCAAGCGAAAACCAATCCTCAACCCCCCTATGGCTGGAAAATCACCACAACTTCTGGAGAAGCAGAAATTGCCCTGGCAAAACATTTAAAAGCCATCGGCGCGAAAGAGTACGGGGCATTTTGGTGTCCTCACTGCTACGAACAAAAACAGCTACTAGGACAAGAAGCCTTCCAAGAAATTAACTATATCGAGTGCGATCCCCAAGGCAATAATCCACAACCTCAAGCCTGCGCCGATGCCAAGATTCAGTCTTTCCCAACTTGGGAGATTAACGGGAAGATGCATCAAGGCGTTAAATTACCGGAAGAATTAGCCGAGCTTTCGGGCTATCAAGGTCCAACAAACTTTAAGTATACGATGCTGGGACGGTAA
- the tnpA gene encoding IS200/IS605 family transposase: MQPLLRKSSHALFCIHLHIVLVTKYRGKVITSEILTRMQTIFTELCEQQKSILIEFNGEEDHVHLLVSLSPDNQISEFVKVLKASSSRLIRKEFKSHVDKYYWKPVFWSSSYLVNSSGGVSLDVLKKSIKQQDSPRS; encoded by the coding sequence GTGCAACCTTTGCTCAGAAAGAGTTCTCATGCTCTATTTTGTATTCACTTGCATATTGTATTGGTAACGAAGTATCGAGGCAAGGTGATTACTTCTGAAATTCTCACTAGAATGCAAACAATTTTCACGGAGCTCTGCGAACAACAAAAAAGCATTTTGATTGAGTTCAATGGCGAAGAAGACCATGTTCATTTATTGGTCAGTCTGTCTCCAGACAACCAGATTTCTGAGTTTGTAAAAGTTCTTAAAGCGTCATCAAGCAGACTAATTCGCAAGGAGTTCAAGTCTCATGTTGACAAATACTACTGGAAACCTGTTTTTTGGTCTAGCTCATACTTGGTCAATTCCAGTGGCGGAGTATCGCTTGATGTTTTGAAAAAATCTATCAAGCAACAAGATTCTCCGCGTAGCTAA
- a CDS encoding RNA-guided endonuclease TnpB family protein: MRVTRRTTFRLYPTKSQESKLHYWRRLHKDLFKACLYHRKTEYQRFGNSISYYDQQNILPDFKECWPEYKELGAQALQATVKGVDYAFQRFFRGLSGYPKFKSARHDRGRTYPGISGWKAHTSGDNGYLELSNLGQIQMRGKARTWGTPTTCTIIWKPGKWYASITVNCEPKRETSTGAIGLDFGTHHAIACSDGTIIAPPKFLAKTQQKIKQLSKRLRRKRAPNFKKKIKASKRWRKARKQISRLQSKVTNQRQDWQHQVATQIGKSNSLVATEKLNIKGMTRKANKGSQRKHQKTGLNSSLLDVGIGNLTSLIRSKLSECSGVFVEVPLKIAPSQTCPRCGYKKKKELAERVHHCENCNFTAARDVAASMVMLNYALGLGTSLSNADAEPLSKTPQHCGGFRKVQQVKRQKPRR, translated from the coding sequence ATGAGAGTAACACGTAGAACCACCTTTCGCTTATATCCAACTAAATCTCAGGAGTCGAAATTGCATTATTGGCGACGACTTCATAAAGATTTGTTCAAGGCCTGTCTTTACCACAGAAAGACAGAATATCAGCGTTTTGGGAATTCTATTAGCTACTATGACCAGCAAAATATTCTGCCAGATTTCAAAGAATGTTGGCCTGAATATAAAGAATTAGGTGCGCAAGCTTTACAGGCAACGGTAAAGGGTGTTGACTATGCCTTTCAACGTTTTTTCCGTGGATTGAGTGGATACCCAAAATTCAAGTCTGCACGACATGATCGTGGTCGGACTTATCCAGGAATAAGTGGATGGAAAGCGCATACATCAGGCGATAACGGCTACCTGGAATTGTCTAATTTAGGACAAATTCAGATGAGAGGTAAAGCTAGAACTTGGGGGACACCAACAACTTGTACAATCATCTGGAAACCAGGTAAATGGTATGCTTCAATCACTGTAAACTGCGAACCAAAACGAGAAACTAGCACTGGTGCTATAGGTTTAGATTTTGGTACTCACCACGCTATTGCTTGTTCAGATGGAACAATAATTGCTCCTCCGAAATTTTTAGCCAAAACTCAACAAAAAATAAAGCAATTATCTAAGAGATTGCGTCGCAAGCGTGCGCCTAATTTCAAAAAGAAGATTAAAGCATCTAAACGTTGGAGAAAAGCCAGGAAACAAATTAGTAGACTTCAAAGTAAAGTGACCAATCAAAGACAAGATTGGCAACATCAAGTAGCTACACAGATAGGAAAGAGTAATTCACTGGTAGCTACTGAGAAGTTGAACATCAAAGGGATGACTCGTAAAGCAAACAAGGGCAGCCAAAGAAAACATCAAAAAACAGGACTCAATAGCTCGCTGTTAGATGTTGGGATTGGCAATCTAACTTCACTAATCAGATCTAAGCTCAGTGAATGTAGTGGGGTATTTGTTGAAGTACCTCTCAAAATTGCACCATCCCAAACTTGCCCTCGGTGTGGTTACAAAAAGAAAAAAGAGTTAGCCGAGCGTGTGCATCATTGTGAAAACTGCAACTTCACTGCGGCTCGTGATGTGGCAGCATCAATGGTAATGCTCAATTACGCTTTGGGGTTAGGAACTAGCCTCTCAAACGCTGATGCTGAACCTCTTTCTAAGACCCCACAGCATTGTGGAGGGTTTAGGAAAGTTCAGCAGGTGAAGCGTCAGAAACCTCGGAGGTAG
- the btpA gene encoding photosystem I biogenesis protein BtpA: MNLTQIFNTPNPIIGVVHLLPLPTSARWGGSLKAVIERAEQEATALAAGGVDGIIVENFFDAPFAKDCVDPAVVSAMTLIVDRIMNLVVVPVGINLLRNDAKSALAIASCVNAQFIRVNVLTGVMATDQGLIEGQAHQLMRYRRELGADVAILADVLVKHARPLGMPNLTTAVQETIERGLADAVILSGWATGSPPSFEDLELATTAAKGTPVLIGSGATWENIGQLMKAADGAIVASSLKRNGKITEPIDPIRVAQFVEAARQVAAAKEKFKSVTSVKLTQ, translated from the coding sequence GTGAACTTAACCCAAATTTTTAACACCCCCAATCCAATTATCGGCGTTGTTCATCTGTTGCCGTTGCCCACCTCGGCGCGTTGGGGGGGCAGCCTGAAAGCGGTTATCGAGCGAGCAGAACAGGAAGCAACCGCATTAGCGGCCGGAGGCGTAGACGGAATTATAGTCGAAAATTTCTTTGACGCTCCCTTTGCGAAAGATTGCGTCGATCCGGCAGTGGTGAGCGCGATGACGTTGATTGTCGATCGCATTATGAATTTGGTAGTCGTGCCAGTAGGGATCAATCTATTGCGCAACGATGCCAAAAGTGCCCTCGCGATCGCGTCTTGCGTCAACGCTCAATTTATCCGCGTCAACGTGCTTACCGGAGTAATGGCGACCGATCAAGGACTCATCGAAGGACAAGCCCATCAACTGATGCGCTACCGTCGAGAACTGGGCGCTGACGTAGCGATTCTAGCAGACGTACTCGTCAAACACGCCCGTCCTTTGGGAATGCCTAATCTGACGACAGCCGTCCAAGAAACCATCGAACGGGGTTTAGCCGATGCAGTCATTCTTTCCGGCTGGGCAACGGGAAGTCCACCGAGTTTCGAGGACTTAGAACTGGCAACTACTGCGGCAAAGGGAACCCCCGTTCTCATCGGCAGCGGCGCGACGTGGGAAAATATCGGTCAACTGATGAAAGCTGCCGACGGCGCGATCGTTGCTAGTTCCCTTAAACGAAACGGAAAAATTACCGAACCCATCGATCCGATTCGAGTCGCTCAGTTTGTCGAAGCGGCGCGCCAAGTCGCGGCCGCCAAAGAAAAATTTAAATCTGTAACTTCTGTTAAGCTAACTCAGTGA
- the rimO gene encoding 30S ribosomal protein S12 methylthiotransferase RimO gives MGNKPTIAISHLGCEKNRIDSEHMLGLLAKAGYRVDANEDLADYVIVNTCSFIQAAREESVRTLVELAEADKKIIISGCMAQHFREQLLEELPEAVAIIGTGDYHKIVEVLERAEAGERVKEVSDRPTYMADETTPRYRTTNEGVAYLRVAEGCDYRCAFCIIPHLRGNQRSRSIESIVTEAQQLADQGVQEIILISQITTNYGLDLYGEPKLAELLRALGKVDVPWIRMHYAYPTGLTPKVIDAIREVPNVLPYLDLPLQHSHQDILKAMNRPWQGGVNDAIIERIKTSIPEAILRTTFIVGFPGETDEHFAHLVDFVKRHEFDHVGVFTFSPEEETPAYSMPNQIPQEVMEERRDLLMQVQQPISEKKNRACVGQIVEVLIEQENPETIEFIGRSARFSPEVDGVVYVRGEGALNSIVPVKIIDSDIYDLYGEVAWEE, from the coding sequence ATGGGCAACAAGCCAACTATTGCCATTTCCCATTTGGGCTGCGAGAAAAATCGAATCGACTCCGAACACATGTTGGGCTTGCTGGCTAAAGCTGGCTATCGAGTAGACGCCAACGAAGATTTAGCTGATTACGTTATCGTCAATACCTGTAGTTTTATTCAAGCCGCTAGAGAAGAGTCCGTTCGTACCTTAGTCGAACTAGCAGAAGCCGATAAGAAAATTATTATCTCCGGGTGCATGGCGCAGCATTTCCGCGAACAACTACTCGAAGAGTTACCGGAAGCTGTTGCCATCATCGGAACTGGAGATTATCACAAAATCGTTGAAGTGCTCGAACGAGCAGAGGCAGGCGAACGAGTCAAAGAAGTTTCTGACCGACCGACGTACATGGCCGACGAAACGACCCCTCGCTACCGCACGACAAACGAAGGAGTCGCTTACCTGCGAGTTGCTGAAGGGTGTGACTATCGCTGTGCTTTTTGTATCATTCCCCATTTGCGAGGCAACCAGCGATCGCGCTCCATCGAATCGATCGTCACAGAAGCCCAACAACTGGCCGATCAAGGCGTACAAGAAATAATCTTAATTTCCCAAATTACAACCAATTATGGGTTAGACTTGTATGGAGAGCCAAAGCTAGCCGAACTCTTGCGGGCGCTGGGAAAAGTTGACGTTCCTTGGATTCGGATGCACTATGCTTATCCGACCGGACTGACTCCAAAAGTTATCGACGCTATTCGAGAGGTACCCAACGTTCTGCCCTATCTAGATTTACCCTTACAGCACTCCCATCAAGATATTCTCAAAGCAATGAATCGCCCCTGGCAAGGGGGCGTTAACGATGCTATTATCGAACGCATTAAAACTTCGATTCCAGAAGCCATCTTGCGAACGACTTTTATCGTCGGCTTTCCTGGAGAAACCGACGAGCATTTTGCCCATTTAGTCGATTTTGTCAAGCGCCACGAATTCGACCACGTAGGCGTTTTTACTTTCTCGCCGGAAGAAGAAACACCAGCCTACAGCATGCCCAATCAAATTCCTCAGGAGGTGATGGAGGAGAGGCGCGATCTTTTAATGCAAGTGCAACAACCCATTTCCGAAAAGAAAAATCGCGCTTGCGTCGGGCAAATCGTTGAAGTCCTCATCGAGCAAGAAAATCCTGAAACGATCGAATTTATTGGACGTTCGGCGCGCTTTTCCCCGGAAGTGGACGGAGTGGTTTACGTTCGAGGAGAAGGGGCATTAAATTCAATCGTGCCGGTGAAGATTATCGATTCCGATATCTACGACCTCTATGGCGAAGTTGCTTGGGAAGAATAA
- a CDS encoding DEAD/DEAH box helicase: MTISFKSLGLSDTRVKQLENLGFINPTNIQAQAIPLLLEGRDVVGQSQTGTGKTAAYSLPILDAIDTQNSAVQALVLTPTRELAQQVAEAIKDFTGDRRLFVLTVYGGQSIERQIRSLERGVQIVVGTPGRVIDLLDRKKLILDQLRFVVLDEADEMLSMGFIDDVKKILKQTPANRQTACFSATMPREIRELVNQFLLSPVTVTVEQPQAAPAKIEQHVYMVPRGWTKLKALQPILEIENPESAIIFVRTKQTAAELTSKLQEAGQSVDEYHGDLSQIQRERLVQRFREGKVRLVVATDIAARGLDVENLSHVINYDLPDNTETYIHRIGRTGRAGKTGTAIALVEPIDRRALKQIERRLRQNIEVSRIPTRSQVEAKRLEKLQAQIKESLAGERMASFLPLVRELSAEYDPQAIAAAALQMMYDQNCPNWMKTDWEVPAAAPLPKPNLKRKYNKNNRSSDRKPVSQNQLR, translated from the coding sequence ATGACTATTTCCTTCAAAAGCTTAGGATTATCAGACACTAGAGTCAAACAGTTAGAAAATTTAGGTTTTATCAATCCTACAAATATTCAAGCCCAGGCAATTCCCCTGCTACTAGAAGGTCGCGATGTTGTCGGTCAATCGCAAACCGGAACGGGAAAAACCGCAGCCTACTCGCTGCCAATCCTCGATGCGATCGATACGCAAAATTCTGCCGTGCAGGCATTAGTTTTAACGCCGACCAGAGAATTAGCCCAACAAGTTGCCGAAGCGATTAAAGATTTTACAGGCGATCGCCGACTCTTCGTTCTTACCGTCTATGGCGGTCAATCGATCGAACGTCAAATCCGCAGTCTGGAGCGAGGCGTTCAGATCGTCGTAGGCACTCCCGGACGTGTTATTGACCTGCTCGATCGCAAAAAACTCATCTTAGACCAACTTCGTTTTGTCGTACTCGACGAAGCCGATGAAATGTTGAGCATGGGTTTCATCGACGACGTGAAAAAGATCCTCAAACAGACGCCAGCAAATCGTCAGACGGCTTGTTTCTCAGCAACTATGCCGCGAGAAATTCGCGAGTTGGTCAATCAATTCTTACTATCTCCCGTCACCGTCACCGTAGAACAGCCGCAAGCAGCTCCCGCTAAAATCGAGCAGCATGTTTATATGGTTCCTCGTGGCTGGACGAAACTCAAAGCCCTGCAACCGATTCTAGAAATAGAAAATCCAGAATCTGCCATTATCTTTGTACGTACCAAGCAAACGGCAGCCGAACTGACCAGCAAGCTACAAGAAGCTGGTCAATCCGTCGATGAATATCATGGCGATCTCAGCCAAATTCAACGGGAAAGACTCGTGCAGCGCTTCCGGGAAGGGAAGGTTCGCTTAGTGGTAGCAACTGATATTGCCGCGCGGGGTCTGGACGTGGAGAATTTGTCTCACGTGATTAACTACGACCTGCCCGATAATACAGAAACCTACATTCACCGCATCGGTCGCACCGGACGAGCAGGTAAGACAGGAACGGCAATTGCTTTGGTAGAGCCGATCGATCGCCGAGCGCTCAAGCAAATCGAACGCCGCCTCCGCCAAAATATAGAAGTCAGCCGCATTCCAACTCGCTCTCAAGTAGAAGCCAAGCGCTTAGAAAAACTGCAAGCGCAGATTAAAGAGTCTTTGGCAGGAGAACGGATGGCTTCTTTCTTGCCCCTCGTGCGGGAATTAAGCGCTGAATACGACCCGCAGGCAATCGCGGCAGCAGCTTTGCAAATGATGTACGACCAAAACTGTCCCAATTGGATGAAAACGGATTGGGAAGTCCCTGCGGCAGCTCCCTTACCCAAACCCAATCTCAAGCGCAAATACAACAAAAACAATCGCTCGTCAGACAGAAAGCCTGTCTCTCAGAATCAACTGCGCTAA
- the hemC gene encoding hydroxymethylbilane synthase, with protein sequence MTVSSPSRTIRIGSRKSQLALVQTYWVQEQLQKHYPDRQFEVETMSTQGDKILDVALAKIGDKGLFTKELEVGMIDKQIDLAVHSLKDLPTKLPEGLILGCVTERVNPADALVVNEKHKDKQLETLPEGAVIGTSSLRRLAQLRHHFPHLTFKDVRGNVNTRLSKLDAGEYDAIILAVAGLQRLGMGDRIHQVISSDISLHAVGQGALGIECRADDAEVLEVLKVLEHAQTRDRCYAERAFLRELEGGCQVPIGVNTKIEGDTLTLTGMVASLDGKNLVKDTISGQPSDAEQLGRELAIRVRNAGAEEILAEIFAQIERG encoded by the coding sequence ATGACCGTTTCTAGTCCTAGCCGCACCATTCGCATTGGTTCTCGCAAAAGCCAATTAGCCCTCGTTCAGACTTACTGGGTGCAGGAACAACTTCAAAAACACTATCCCGACAGGCAGTTTGAAGTTGAAACCATGAGTACCCAAGGCGACAAAATTCTCGATGTCGCTCTCGCCAAAATTGGAGATAAGGGACTATTTACCAAAGAACTCGAAGTGGGAATGATCGACAAGCAAATCGATCTAGCCGTCCATTCTCTCAAAGATCTGCCCACCAAGTTACCCGAAGGCTTAATTTTAGGTTGCGTCACCGAACGAGTTAACCCCGCCGATGCTTTAGTTGTCAACGAAAAGCACAAAGATAAGCAGTTGGAGACTTTACCAGAAGGCGCTGTGATTGGAACCTCCTCGCTGCGGCGCTTGGCCCAATTGCGCCATCATTTCCCTCACCTTACTTTCAAGGATGTGCGCGGAAATGTCAATACCAGACTCTCTAAACTCGACGCGGGAGAGTACGACGCAATTATTCTAGCAGTTGCAGGATTGCAGCGATTGGGAATGGGCGATCGCATTCATCAGGTTATTTCCTCTGACATTTCGCTTCATGCCGTCGGACAAGGCGCGTTAGGGATTGAATGTCGCGCTGATGATGCAGAAGTTCTGGAAGTTCTGAAAGTATTGGAACATGCCCAAACCCGCGATCGCTGTTATGCGGAACGGGCTTTCTTAAGAGAATTAGAAGGCGGATGTCAAGTTCCCATCGGAGTCAATACCAAAATCGAAGGCGATACTCTCACCTTGACCGGAATGGTAGCGAGTTTGGATGGCAAAAATCTGGTCAAGGATACGATTAGCGGTCAACCCAGCGATGCCGAACAATTGGGACGCGAATTAGCTATCCGCGTGCGTAACGCTGGCGCAGAGGAAATCTTGGCAGAAATTTTCGCGCAAATTGAGAGGGGTTAG